In the genome of Desulfovibrio desulfuricans, one region contains:
- a CDS encoding ABC transporter ATP-binding protein, producing the protein MPQLTKLLWKQLPRDRRQQGATLVVLMVLVGLSELVLTAAVSLLGVALSSPGTLEQFELLRHGAALVRQLVAADSPAIAMLIFSFFVAANATLIKNFVTSLQTFFLNRFAHGLSWEMTSSLFRGYLLSPYLWHLSHNSSDLRTTIEWRAYLAFFIVGFMNMISQGCIICVLVSSTLLVAPLEAFLLYTIIGLSAFSIYKSVQYRAKKNGDDLTSLHMCSSKILTSGLNAIEEVQIYRQQDKFSQKYSAFYSPYTKIMAWRAVFPSIPQWCLETIGFFVLLGLAQLMAIRGESVAATTGTLTLLAGACWRLLPAFNKLLAGSLDYKTHFAAAKSLLEAMNHSADENLEQPKRFHCSLALEHVSFTYPEMETPVLRKVSLTISRGQLIGFVGLSGMGKSTLINILTGLVSPTQGNVCVDGTAVATFPGYLRIGYVPQQPYMLDDSLAKNIAFSDKDSELDMKRVQQCCQLAALTFVDELPQGLDTILGERGVRLSGGQLQRVAIARALYSQPEILFFDEATSALDSAAEAAIQQTILKLKENLTVVLVAHRLSTVQDCDNIFWIHSGEVRASGPPSAVLPAYQEYLDTQAAADRLSCACR; encoded by the coding sequence ATGCCGCAACTGACCAAACTGCTTTGGAAGCAGCTTCCACGCGATCGGCGGCAGCAAGGAGCCACCCTGGTGGTTCTTATGGTGTTGGTGGGCCTGAGTGAGCTAGTTTTGACAGCCGCCGTTTCCCTGCTTGGCGTTGCGCTTTCTTCCCCAGGCACATTGGAACAGTTTGAACTGTTGCGTCATGGCGCAGCCCTGGTGCGACAGCTCGTTGCGGCGGATTCACCGGCCATTGCCATGTTGATTTTTTCTTTTTTTGTGGCCGCAAACGCCACGCTTATAAAAAATTTTGTGACAAGCCTGCAAACCTTTTTTCTCAACAGATTTGCACACGGCTTGTCTTGGGAGATGACCAGCAGCCTTTTTCGGGGTTATCTGCTGTCGCCCTATCTGTGGCATCTCAGCCACAACAGCTCAGACCTGCGCACAACTATTGAGTGGCGTGCGTATTTGGCTTTTTTTATTGTGGGTTTTATGAACATGATTAGCCAGGGGTGCATCATCTGTGTGCTTGTTTCCTCCACGCTGCTTGTTGCTCCGCTTGAAGCTTTTTTACTGTACACCATAATTGGATTATCAGCTTTTTCTATTTATAAGAGTGTTCAATATCGTGCAAAAAAGAACGGGGATGATTTAACCTCGTTGCATATGTGTAGCAGTAAAATCCTTACATCCGGGCTGAATGCAATAGAAGAAGTACAGATATACCGCCAACAGGATAAATTTTCACAAAAATATAGCGCATTTTATTCTCCATATACAAAAATAATGGCGTGGAGGGCTGTTTTTCCTTCCATCCCCCAGTGGTGCCTTGAAACCATTGGCTTCTTTGTGCTTTTGGGGCTGGCACAACTTATGGCGATCAGGGGCGAAAGCGTTGCCGCCACAACGGGGACGCTGACCCTGCTGGCGGGCGCCTGCTGGCGTTTGCTGCCCGCTTTCAACAAATTACTGGCGGGCAGTCTGGACTATAAAACTCATTTTGCGGCGGCCAAGTCGCTGCTTGAAGCCATGAATCACAGTGCTGACGAAAATTTAGAGCAGCCGAAGCGGTTTCACTGCAGCCTTGCGCTGGAACATGTCTCTTTTACCTACCCCGAAATGGAAACGCCTGTGCTCCGTAAGGTTTCATTGACCATTTCACGGGGCCAACTTATCGGGTTTGTAGGCCTTTCAGGCATGGGAAAAAGCACGCTGATAAATATTCTGACTGGTCTTGTGTCGCCGACACAAGGCAACGTATGCGTGGACGGAACAGCTGTTGCCACTTTTCCGGGCTATTTGAGAATTGGCTATGTGCCGCAGCAGCCTTATATGCTGGACGATAGCCTGGCGAAGAATATTGCCTTCAGCGACAAAGACTCTGAGCTGGATATGAAACGGGTGCAGCAATGCTGCCAGCTGGCCGCACTGACATTTGTGGATGAGCTCCCGCAAGGGCTAGATACAATTTTGGGAGAACGCGGGGTGCGCCTGTCAGGTGGTCAGTTGCAGCGTGTGGCAATTGCCAGGGCCTTATATTCACAGCCCGAAATCCTGTTTTTTGATGAAGCCACCAGCGCCCTCGACAGTGCTGCAGAAGCCGCCATACAACAGACAATTCTCAAGCTGAAAGAGAATCTTACCGTCGTTTTGGTAGCGCACAGGCTCAGTACGGTACAAGATTGCGATAATATTTTCTGGATACACAGCGGGGAGGTAAGGGCATCCGGCCCACCTAGCGCTGTCCTGCCAGCGTATCAGGAATATCTTGATACCCAGGCAGCAGCCGACAGGCTGTCCTGCGCCTGCCGCTAG
- a CDS encoding integrase core domain-containing protein: protein MRNEFLNQNVSLSMHDARRTVEACRQDTQRRPHSSLGWLTPKEFREKNTSCNPLGTTNLQVVYAVG from the coding sequence ATCCGGAATGAGTTTTTAAATCAGAACGTATCTCTATCCATGCACGATGCCCGAAGAACGGTTGAGGCATGTCGACAGGATACACAGCGGCGACCACACAGCTCATTGGGCTGGCTGACACCGAAAGAATTCCGCGAAAAGAATACAAGCTGCAACCCATTGGGAACCACTAACTTGCAAGTGGTATACGCAGTGGGGTAA
- a CDS encoding glycosyltransferase family 4 protein, translating into MKILIATENFMKGGMDTIIVELCNNWPHSDDEIAIVCNKSHPGIETYKNRIKRHVSITEHSWPFFAEVQERIPRKWWRKILIPFVKYGLFLYNVLAFKKYFMAGGFDRLLVVNGGYPAGDTCRAAAIAGLLCMGARSVDFNIHNLASSAPKLQTIPEYLIDRLVAKSCKSVMVVSRSVKESLKLRPGMFGHCHISVVYNGVAAKDQKGPDAGELFAHAADERYLLMVGTYESRKGHDFLLKVFEAVWAKHPKIHLVFCGHGSASQIEEVAALVPVSLRNRVHLLPFLAEPGNLLAGAYLLLSGSQEYESFGLTVIEAGNVGVPAVVTNVGGLPEVVENGVTGFVAERADVDAFAACVMNLLNDSVLRSQMGLAAKLHAQNFTPEVMAEQYARFVRSDAGEA; encoded by the coding sequence ATGAAGATACTTATTGCTACTGAAAATTTTATGAAAGGTGGTATGGATACCATCATTGTTGAACTTTGCAACAACTGGCCGCACAGCGATGACGAGATTGCCATAGTGTGCAATAAATCGCATCCAGGTATTGAAACATACAAGAATAGAATAAAGCGCCATGTTAGTATTACGGAACATTCTTGGCCTTTTTTTGCTGAGGTGCAGGAGCGTATTCCCCGTAAATGGTGGCGCAAGATTCTCATTCCTTTCGTAAAGTACGGGCTGTTTCTGTACAATGTGCTGGCATTCAAAAAATATTTTATGGCTGGCGGCTTCGACAGGCTGCTTGTCGTTAACGGCGGATATCCAGCTGGCGACACCTGTCGCGCTGCTGCCATAGCTGGTTTGCTGTGCATGGGGGCGCGCAGTGTTGACTTCAACATACACAACCTCGCAAGCTCTGCACCCAAACTCCAGACTATCCCAGAATATCTGATAGACCGTCTCGTGGCAAAATCTTGTAAAAGTGTCATGGTGGTCTCCCGGTCGGTAAAAGAAAGCCTTAAGCTGCGGCCAGGGATGTTTGGCCACTGTCATATTTCAGTCGTGTACAACGGAGTTGCAGCCAAAGACCAGAAAGGTCCAGATGCGGGTGAGCTCTTTGCCCATGCAGCAGATGAACGCTACCTTCTTATGGTGGGTACGTATGAGAGTAGAAAAGGACACGATTTTTTGCTTAAGGTCTTTGAGGCTGTATGGGCGAAACATCCAAAGATTCACCTTGTCTTTTGTGGGCATGGCTCTGCTTCGCAGATTGAGGAAGTTGCTGCCCTAGTGCCAGTATCTTTGCGGAATAGAGTGCACTTGTTGCCTTTTCTGGCAGAGCCGGGCAATCTGTTGGCTGGTGCCTATCTGTTGCTTTCCGGCTCCCAAGAGTATGAATCCTTCGGGCTAACGGTGATTGAGGCCGGGAATGTAGGAGTTCCCGCCGTGGTCACAAATGTGGGTGGGCTGCCAGAGGTTGTGGAGAATGGCGTAACCGGCTTTGTTGCTGAGCGGGCGGATGTTGACGCATTCGCTGCTTGCGTCATGAATCTGCTGAATGACAGTGTATTGCGTTCGCAGATGGGGCTAGCTGCCAAACTGCACGCACAAAACTTTACCCCTGAGGTCATGGCGGAACAGTATGCCAGATTCGTCCGCTCAGATGCGGGGGAAGCTTAG
- a CDS encoding DegT/DnrJ/EryC1/StrS family aminotransferase → MPSLRRVARKPATAFAALLGQRGDAPTDAQPVPLATGRAAFEIGLRALGVTSGAQVLLPSYICDVMLLPLKRMGLSPLFYDLDDSLAPDWVSLEAMLPSAAAAVLFHPFGQPQDSARFGELCLRHHAIFIEDNAHGWGAETGNKPLGTLGDMGFVSPWKQYAVPHGAFLYLKDAAAAQKALQLGEGLPVQQISYGAPLAKALVRNFLTLFPQARLRLMPPAYLPEAAESDPAPPQRMSPAVMRYLARQQATDDAARRRALYQIWEVWTRAAGLLPVFPLIHSAAAPLCFPAYAVAGNSREQWLEWGWRHDIAIHTWPTLPEQLRLMPPIQDRWNRLLCFPIHHEIEPQALRRMLYSLNPPG, encoded by the coding sequence ATGCCGTCGCTTAGGCGTGTTGCCCGCAAACCGGCCACGGCCTTTGCCGCTCTTTTGGGGCAGAGGGGTGATGCCCCGACAGATGCACAGCCCGTGCCGCTGGCAACGGGGAGGGCGGCGTTTGAAATCGGGCTACGCGCTCTGGGTGTTACCTCCGGCGCACAAGTCCTGCTGCCTTCGTACATTTGCGATGTCATGCTTCTGCCGCTGAAGCGAATGGGCCTTTCCCCGCTTTTCTATGACCTTGACGACAGCCTTGCGCCTGATTGGGTAAGCCTGGAAGCTATGCTGCCATCGGCCGCTGCTGCGGTGCTGTTCCATCCCTTTGGGCAGCCGCAGGACAGTGCCCGTTTTGGCGAACTCTGTCTGCGCCATCACGCCATTTTTATCGAAGATAATGCGCACGGCTGGGGTGCCGAAACCGGTAACAAGCCGCTGGGCACTCTGGGGGATATGGGGTTTGTCTCACCCTGGAAGCAGTATGCTGTGCCCCACGGGGCTTTTTTATACCTCAAGGATGCAGCAGCGGCCCAAAAGGCACTGCAGCTTGGCGAAGGACTGCCCGTCCAGCAGATAAGCTATGGTGCGCCCCTTGCCAAAGCACTGGTGCGAAACTTTTTGACGTTGTTCCCGCAGGCGCGGTTGCGCTTGATGCCCCCGGCATATTTGCCGGAGGCTGCCGAGAGCGACCCTGCGCCGCCCCAGAGAATGTCGCCTGCCGTCATGCGGTATCTTGCGCGGCAGCAGGCAACTGATGATGCTGCCCGCCGCCGTGCGCTTTACCAGATATGGGAAGTATGGACGCGTGCGGCCGGCCTTTTGCCGGTTTTTCCTCTGATCCATTCTGCTGCTGCGCCTCTGTGCTTTCCGGCCTATGCCGTAGCGGGAAACAGCCGTGAACAGTGGCTGGAATGGGGCTGGCGGCACGATATCGCCATACATACATGGCCGACTCTGCCGGAACAGCTGCGTCTTATGCCCCCTATCCAGGATCGCTGGAACCGCTTGCTGTGCTTCCCTATCCATCACGAAATTGAACCTCAGGCCTTGCGCCGAATGTTGTACAGCCTGAATCCTCCCGGCTAG
- a CDS encoding glycosyltransferase: protein MASVPQTAERKVPFFSVIIPAYNCVGFLREALQSLREQTCKDFEVIIADSRSTDGTATVASEFPDVPCSVYNIDIIGNIAASRNVAAAHATAPWLAFLDADDFWAPGKLARVRDAIGEHPKAIAFCHAENIFRDGQVIGTQSYGPRGPHLPSSLLFGGNAFSTAATVLRRDIFEQVGGFDENPSIITAEDYDLWVRTTPFGESVFLPDVLGCYRLHGGNSTAKLKRHLDATEAVLHKHLTAYQARYAWAVYRRMFRFTARCALDMVQHKHWGHALEYAVRSLGYAVRMAASWRPTLQACPHSPE from the coding sequence ATGGCATCAGTACCTCAAACGGCGGAACGGAAGGTTCCCTTTTTTTCAGTCATTATTCCTGCGTACAATTGCGTCGGCTTTTTGCGTGAGGCTCTGCAAAGCCTGCGGGAGCAAACATGCAAGGATTTTGAGGTAATCATAGCCGACAGTCGTTCCACAGACGGCACAGCCACGGTGGCCTCCGAGTTCCCAGATGTGCCATGCTCTGTGTATAATATTGATATTATAGGTAATATCGCAGCTTCCCGTAATGTTGCCGCTGCGCACGCTACCGCACCCTGGCTGGCCTTTCTGGATGCGGACGATTTTTGGGCACCCGGCAAGCTCGCCAGGGTCAGAGATGCCATTGGGGAGCATCCAAAGGCCATCGCGTTTTGCCACGCAGAAAATATATTTAGAGACGGGCAGGTGATTGGCACACAAAGCTATGGGCCGCGCGGCCCTCACTTGCCCTCCAGCCTGTTGTTTGGAGGCAACGCCTTCAGCACTGCGGCCACCGTGTTGCGACGGGACATCTTTGAGCAGGTTGGCGGCTTTGACGAAAACCCTTCCATCATCACCGCAGAGGACTATGACCTTTGGGTGCGCACAACCCCCTTTGGTGAAAGTGTTTTTTTGCCAGATGTGCTGGGCTGTTACAGGCTGCACGGCGGTAATTCCACGGCAAAACTCAAGCGGCATCTGGACGCGACGGAAGCCGTGTTGCACAAGCATCTGACCGCCTATCAGGCCAGGTATGCCTGGGCTGTATATAGAAGAATGTTCAGGTTCACCGCGCGTTGCGCCCTTGATATGGTGCAGCACAAGCACTGGGGGCATGCGTTGGAGTATGCGGTACGCTCGCTGGGCTACGCTGTCCGCATGGCGGCATCGTGGCGGCCAACTCTTCAGGCCTGTCCGCATTCGCCAGAGTAA